In Streptomyces sp. NBC_01439, the following are encoded in one genomic region:
- a CDS encoding sensor histidine kinase: MEQRGTPPETPRLEGRASRMLPAIAVVAAACLAGALASSSAPLGTASIAVAAVCTAAVFVEARRRGRALAAGRAQVAALQHALARQQTEAARLSEAVLPEAIERLRKGEPAEDVLTALGGRGGHGTRWGDDEALTPRFRAALQAVLSRVVDAVDNEESLRDSAQRAFVNVARRVQAIVHQQAHEMREMEDRHGSNPDVFGDLLRLDHGTALIGRLADSISVLGGARPGRQWSRAVTLYSVMRGAMSRIIDYQRVELHSVCEVAVVGPVVEPLIHTLAELLDNATRYSPPHTRVHLTAVEVQSGIAVEIEDGGLSMSEEARARAERMLAQAQSGIDLNDLGETPRLGLAVVGRLAQAYGFQVSLRSSAYGGVRAVVIVPQHLITTATSATGLAHGIGSSSGPRAVAATPREHPFDRSSEGTGAPRPAPVPGPAPVAAGQPEVGARTATGLPQRRRKDRVATYDLRPAAEPRSTDDGGPGMWLEAFHSGLSGTPGNDAPGTEGTSGSGTKGA, translated from the coding sequence ATGGAGCAAAGAGGTACTCCCCCCGAAACTCCCCGCCTGGAGGGAAGAGCAAGCCGGATGCTGCCCGCGATCGCGGTCGTGGCCGCTGCCTGCCTGGCAGGGGCGCTGGCTTCCTCCTCGGCACCGCTCGGCACCGCCTCGATCGCCGTCGCCGCCGTGTGCACCGCAGCGGTCTTCGTCGAGGCGCGACGGCGCGGCCGCGCGCTCGCCGCCGGGCGCGCCCAGGTCGCGGCCCTCCAGCACGCCCTGGCCCGGCAGCAGACCGAGGCGGCCCGGCTGTCCGAAGCGGTGCTGCCCGAGGCCATAGAGCGACTGCGCAAGGGCGAACCGGCCGAGGACGTGCTGACCGCCCTGGGAGGGCGCGGCGGCCACGGCACCCGCTGGGGCGACGACGAAGCCCTGACCCCGCGCTTCAGGGCCGCCCTCCAAGCCGTGCTGTCCCGCGTCGTCGACGCGGTCGACAACGAGGAGAGCCTTCGCGACTCGGCACAGCGGGCCTTCGTCAACGTCGCCCGCCGCGTGCAGGCGATCGTCCATCAGCAGGCCCACGAGATGCGCGAGATGGAGGACCGGCACGGGAGCAACCCGGACGTCTTCGGCGACCTGCTGCGGCTCGACCACGGCACCGCCCTGATCGGCCGGCTCGCCGATTCCATCTCGGTCCTCGGCGGTGCGCGCCCCGGCCGCCAGTGGAGCCGGGCCGTCACCCTGTACAGCGTGATGCGCGGCGCGATGTCGAGGATCATCGACTATCAGCGGGTGGAACTGCACTCGGTCTGCGAGGTCGCCGTCGTCGGTCCCGTCGTGGAGCCGCTGATCCACACCCTGGCGGAGCTGCTGGACAACGCCACCCGGTACTCGCCGCCGCACACCCGCGTCCACCTCACGGCCGTCGAGGTCCAGTCGGGCATCGCCGTGGAGATCGAGGACGGCGGCCTGAGCATGAGCGAGGAGGCCCGCGCCCGGGCGGAGAGGATGCTCGCGCAGGCGCAGTCCGGCATCGACCTCAACGACCTGGGCGAGACGCCGAGGCTGGGTCTGGCGGTGGTCGGCCGGCTGGCGCAGGCGTACGGGTTCCAGGTGTCCCTGCGCTCGTCCGCGTACGGCGGCGTCCGCGCCGTGGTGATCGTGCCGCAGCACCTGATCACCACGGCGACCTCCGCGACCGGTCTCGCCCACGGCATCGGCTCCTCCTCGGGACCCAGGGCCGTGGCCGCCACACCGCGCGAGCACCCCTTCGACCGCTCGTCGGAGGGCACGGGCGCGCCCCGGCCGGCGCCGGTGCCCGGGCCGGCGCCCGTCGCCGCCGGGCAGCCGGAGGTCGGCGCACGTACCGCGACCGGCCTGCCGCAGCGCCGCCGGAAGGACCGGGTGGCCACCTACGACCTACGGCCGGCCGCGGAGCCCCGGTCGACGGACGACGGCGGCCCCGGAATGTGGCTGGAGGCGTTCCACAGCGGACTGTCCGGCACGCCCGGCAACGATGCGCCGGGCACCGAAGGAACGTCGGGTTCAGGGACCAAGGGGGCGTAA
- a CDS encoding response regulator transcription factor, producing MPTVLVVDDQLLIRAGLVSLLNAAPGLSVAGEAGDGDEAVRLAEATAPDVILMDLRMPGTDGITATERILRRAGDRGDAPPRILVLTTFDLDEYVYNALRAGACGFLLKETPPERLVAAIHTVASGDMLFAPTVTRRLIEAYHPGPTPPGAISPQWHTVTGRERDVLRLVATGATNTEVARQLFISEATVKTHLNRAMAKLGLSSRAQVVVFAYETALVTPGGPTGLPGSGPAADGPG from the coding sequence ATGCCCACGGTACTGGTGGTCGACGATCAACTGCTCATCCGTGCCGGACTGGTGTCCCTGCTGAACGCCGCGCCGGGGCTGTCCGTGGCCGGCGAGGCGGGTGACGGGGACGAAGCCGTCCGACTGGCCGAGGCCACCGCACCCGATGTCATCCTCATGGACCTTCGGATGCCGGGCACGGACGGCATCACCGCGACGGAACGCATCCTTCGCCGTGCGGGTGACAGGGGTGACGCACCACCGAGGATCCTGGTGCTGACCACCTTCGACCTCGACGAATACGTCTACAACGCGCTGCGTGCGGGCGCCTGCGGGTTCCTGCTCAAGGAGACGCCCCCCGAGCGCCTGGTCGCCGCCATCCATACCGTCGCCTCGGGCGACATGCTCTTCGCGCCGACCGTCACCCGGCGCCTGATCGAGGCGTACCACCCCGGGCCGACACCGCCGGGAGCGATCTCCCCGCAGTGGCACACCGTGACCGGCCGCGAGCGCGACGTCCTGCGCCTCGTGGCCACGGGGGCGACGAACACGGAAGTCGCCCGGCAGCTCTTCATCAGCGAAGCCACGGTGAAGACCCACCTCAACCGAGCGATGGCCAAGCTCGGGCTCTCCAGCCGCGCCCAGGTCGTCGTCTTCGCCTACGAAACGGCCCTCGTGACCCCGGGTGGCCCGACGGGCCTGCCGGGCTCCGGCCCCGCTGCGGACGGGCCGGGCTGA
- a CDS encoding cytochrome P450, with product MNTGPTPPPECPAHAAAATAGGLYRLHGAEAQADPLALYEKLRAEHGAVAPVLVSGDLPAWLVLGHRENLDVARTSSRFARDPRGWRDMKEGRVPADTPLGPMVSWVPVCNFTDGPVHERLRSAVVESLGRFDKRGIRRYVTRFANQLVDQIAGEGYADLVPAFSDQLPMLVMTQLIGAPDEHGPLLVNAARDMLQGTETALQSDRYVTSTLEQLVVERKARPVRDLASWLIEHPANLSDTEVLMHLRVVLIAAYETTANLIANTLRTVLTDPRFRASLSGGHMTLPDALEQVLWDDPPINTIIGRWATGDTLLGGRQVKAGDMVLLGLAAGNADPQIRPDPAASVHGNRSHLAFGSGPHECPGQDIGRAIADTGIEVLLDRLPDLQLAVDASELQWRGTLMSRHLLSLPVRFAPRPVASAQSRTEQPAEQPAEQPAGHPVHAVVPPQPAAAPAVAGRRRRSVSWWRRLLGHG from the coding sequence GTGAACACCGGCCCCACCCCACCGCCCGAGTGCCCCGCCCACGCGGCGGCGGCGACCGCCGGCGGCCTGTACCGTCTCCACGGAGCGGAGGCCCAGGCCGATCCCCTCGCACTGTACGAGAAGCTGCGCGCCGAACACGGGGCGGTGGCGCCCGTCTTGGTGAGCGGAGACCTCCCGGCCTGGCTGGTCCTCGGCCACCGGGAGAACCTGGACGTGGCGCGCACGTCCTCGCGCTTCGCCCGCGACCCGCGCGGATGGCGCGACATGAAAGAGGGCCGGGTGCCGGCCGACACCCCGCTCGGCCCCATGGTCTCCTGGGTACCGGTGTGCAACTTCACCGACGGGCCCGTTCACGAGCGGTTGCGCTCGGCCGTGGTGGAGTCCCTGGGGCGCTTCGACAAGCGCGGCATCCGCCGCTACGTGACGCGCTTCGCCAACCAACTCGTCGACCAGATCGCGGGTGAGGGGTACGCCGACCTGGTGCCCGCCTTCTCCGACCAGCTACCGATGCTGGTCATGACCCAGCTCATCGGGGCACCCGACGAACACGGGCCCCTGCTGGTCAACGCGGCGCGCGACATGCTCCAGGGGACCGAGACGGCCCTCCAGAGCGACCGCTACGTCACCTCCACGCTGGAACAGCTGGTCGTGGAGCGCAAGGCCAGGCCCGTGCGCGACCTCGCCTCCTGGCTGATCGAGCACCCCGCGAACCTGAGCGACACCGAGGTGCTGATGCACCTGCGCGTCGTGCTGATCGCGGCCTACGAGACCACGGCGAACCTGATCGCCAACACGCTGCGGACCGTGCTGACCGACCCGCGCTTCCGGGCCAGCCTCTCCGGAGGCCACATGACGCTGCCCGACGCCCTGGAGCAGGTCCTGTGGGACGACCCCCCGATCAACACCATCATCGGGCGTTGGGCCACCGGTGACACCCTGCTCGGCGGCCGGCAGGTGAAGGCCGGCGACATGGTCCTGCTCGGGCTGGCCGCGGGCAACGCGGACCCGCAGATCCGGCCGGATCCCGCGGCCTCCGTCCACGGCAACCGTTCTCACCTGGCCTTCGGCAGCGGCCCGCACGAGTGCCCGGGCCAGGACATCGGCCGCGCCATCGCTGACACCGGCATCGAGGTCCTGCTGGACCGGTTGCCCGACCTCCAGCTGGCGGTCGACGCGAGCGAGCTGCAGTGGCGCGGCACCCTCATGTCGCGCCACCTGCTGTCCCTGCCGGTACGGTTCGCCCCCCGCCCCGTGGCGAGCGCGCAGTCCCGGACCGAGCAACCGGCCGAGCAACCGGCCGAACAGCCGGCCGGGCACCCGGTCCACGCGGTCGTCCCGCCGCAGCCGGCGGCAGCGCCCGCGGTCGCGGGTCGCCGCCGCCGGTCCGTCAGCTGGTGGCGGCGGCTGCTCGGCCACGGCTAA
- a CDS encoding GTP-binding protein: protein MDFKSSDPPAGPREADILPQTAAAAVKVVVVGGFGVGKTTMVGAVSEIRPLTTEETMTRAGVGIDDTWGVDRKVTTTVAMDFGRISINDELVLYLFGTPGQERFWFLWRGLFEGALGAVVLLDTRRLEISFDVIGRLEERGVPFVVAVNSFPGAPEHPLEELRRALDLPPAVPILVCDARRRDSSRDVLLTLMRYLHAQAATQEAM from the coding sequence ATGGACTTCAAAAGCTCTGACCCGCCCGCCGGGCCGCGCGAGGCGGACATACTTCCACAGACGGCAGCGGCCGCCGTGAAGGTCGTCGTCGTCGGCGGGTTCGGCGTGGGCAAGACCACGATGGTCGGTGCGGTCAGCGAGATCAGGCCGCTGACGACCGAGGAGACGATGACCAGGGCGGGCGTCGGCATCGACGACACCTGGGGCGTGGACCGCAAGGTCACCACCACCGTCGCCATGGACTTCGGCCGCATCAGCATCAACGACGAGCTCGTCCTGTACCTGTTCGGAACTCCCGGCCAGGAACGCTTCTGGTTCCTGTGGCGCGGGCTCTTCGAGGGCGCGCTCGGAGCGGTCGTGCTCCTCGACACCCGTCGCCTGGAGATCAGCTTCGACGTCATCGGACGGCTGGAGGAGCGGGGCGTCCCCTTCGTCGTGGCCGTCAACTCCTTCCCCGGCGCACCCGAGCATCCGCTGGAGGAACTGCGCCGGGCCCTCGATCTGCCCCCCGCGGTCCCGATCCTCGTCTGCGACGCCAGACGGCGGGACTCGTCCCGCGATGTCCTGCTGACCCTCATGCGCTACCTGCACGCCCAGGCAGCCACCCAGGAGGCAATGTGA
- a CDS encoding terpene synthase family protein, whose amino-acid sequence MTASPAPSPSPSPSPSPSAAPAPPPAPRPSLLGARLPSFYCPLERNLVHPEAKQVEARAVEWLDAFGIYPDPVERAWGLATHSADFSCRIIPDGNVDALLLFTQWNYWANAVDDWQDSGSDEVGTGVVVEHGVRLLRTIEDPGSSVLPDGPMTRALLDLVRRTHAVLTPYELRRFVEGTRDWLLGAAWRAARAEAGTMPGLNEFVAMGPLANGTRFSLTWSDVARGDRLPAEVLCSRALTALTDAAGFVVSADNDLFSYDKDDHVEPKEVNLVNVLAHQENCSPAGAVPLAVALRDRVMVLFMTLRARAEVGADEELRRHLAALGHYVAGSITWQSRAPRYASPRNRYELPLPEARFAIRFAESPSSAGTEPPDVPALASWWQRLHD is encoded by the coding sequence ATGACGGCGTCCCCGGCACCATCCCCGTCCCCGTCTCCGTCCCCCTCCCCGTCCGCGGCACCCGCACCGCCACCGGCGCCCCGCCCCTCGCTCCTCGGTGCGCGCCTGCCGTCCTTCTACTGTCCCCTGGAGCGCAACCTCGTCCATCCCGAGGCGAAGCAGGTGGAGGCACGGGCGGTCGAGTGGCTGGACGCCTTCGGCATCTACCCGGATCCGGTCGAGCGCGCATGGGGCCTCGCCACCCACAGCGCCGACTTCTCCTGCCGCATCATCCCCGACGGGAACGTGGACGCCCTCCTCCTGTTCACCCAATGGAACTACTGGGCCAACGCCGTCGACGACTGGCAGGACTCGGGTTCCGACGAGGTGGGGACGGGTGTTGTCGTCGAACACGGCGTACGTCTGCTGCGCACCATCGAGGACCCGGGGTCATCGGTCCTGCCCGACGGACCGATGACCCGTGCGCTGCTGGACCTGGTGCGCCGCACCCATGCGGTGCTCACGCCCTACGAGCTGCGCAGGTTCGTCGAGGGGACGCGCGACTGGCTGCTCGGAGCGGCCTGGCGGGCCGCCCGGGCCGAGGCCGGGACCATGCCGGGGCTGAACGAGTTCGTCGCCATGGGGCCGCTGGCGAACGGGACGCGCTTCTCGCTGACCTGGTCCGACGTCGCCCGCGGGGACCGGCTGCCGGCGGAGGTGCTCTGCTCCCGTGCTCTGACGGCACTGACGGATGCGGCGGGATTCGTCGTCAGCGCGGACAACGACCTGTTCTCCTACGACAAGGACGACCACGTGGAGCCGAAGGAGGTGAATCTGGTCAATGTCCTCGCCCATCAGGAGAACTGCTCGCCCGCCGGGGCCGTGCCGCTCGCGGTGGCCCTGCGTGACCGGGTGATGGTCCTGTTCATGACGCTGCGGGCGCGGGCGGAGGTCGGTGCGGACGAGGAACTGCGCCGACACCTGGCGGCGTTGGGTCACTACGTGGCCGGCTCCATCACCTGGCAGAGCCGGGCACCCCGGTACGCGAGCCCGCGCAACCGCTACGAACTACCCCTGCCGGAAGCCCGGTTCGCGATCCGGTTCGCCGAATCCCCGAGCTCTGCCGGCACCGAGCCGCCGGATGTGCCGGCCCTCGCTTCCTGGTGGCAACGGCTGCACGACTGA
- a CDS encoding DUF742 domain-containing protein, producing MNEPPTSWEDASPERLYVITGGRSGPSTAVHLDLVTLVVAKGSAQPEMQPEQAAILRMCRSPLSVAEIAAYAGLPVSVVTVLVGDLMAARRVYVRPPVPAAQLPDLALIEAVIDGLQKL from the coding sequence GTGAATGAGCCGCCCACGAGCTGGGAGGACGCCAGCCCCGAACGGCTCTACGTCATCACCGGTGGACGCAGTGGACCCTCCACCGCCGTCCATCTGGACCTCGTGACCTTGGTCGTGGCCAAAGGGTCCGCCCAGCCCGAAATGCAGCCCGAGCAGGCGGCCATCCTGCGGATGTGCCGGTCCCCGCTGTCGGTTGCCGAGATCGCGGCGTACGCGGGTCTGCCCGTGAGCGTCGTCACCGTGCTGGTCGGGGACCTGATGGCCGCAAGGCGCGTGTACGTCCGCCCGCCCGTTCCCGCCGCGCAGCTACCCGACCTTGCTCTGATCGAGGCAGTGATCGATGGACTTCAAAAGCTCTGA
- a CDS encoding TetR/AcrR family transcriptional regulator, translating to MADADAPYHHGNLREALLARAEEVLATSGSDSLSLRALARDLGVSHAAPGRHFRDRQALLDALAVGGFTRLNARLRAAVDEPGPVTDRLARMGRAYIDFAVAHAPLLSLMFTAKHADHSSAELRELGHQSLEIAAGLLSLAQQEGVVRAGDPARLAQVAFSVVHGLAALAVGSLLEDTPLDEATDLALDVLLTGLGPVEPEPQP from the coding sequence TTGGCCGACGCCGATGCGCCCTATCACCACGGCAATCTCAGGGAGGCCCTGCTGGCGCGCGCGGAAGAAGTGCTCGCGACCTCGGGGTCGGACAGCCTCTCCCTCCGCGCCCTCGCGCGGGACCTCGGCGTCAGCCACGCGGCGCCGGGCCGCCACTTCCGCGACCGGCAGGCCCTGCTGGACGCGCTCGCCGTGGGCGGCTTCACCCGGCTCAACGCGCGTCTGCGGGCCGCCGTGGACGAGCCAGGCCCCGTCACCGACCGGCTCGCCCGCATGGGCCGTGCGTACATCGACTTCGCCGTCGCGCACGCCCCGCTACTGAGCCTGATGTTCACGGCCAAACACGCCGACCACTCCAGCGCCGAGCTCCGCGAGCTCGGCCACCAGAGTCTGGAGATCGCCGCCGGGCTGCTCTCCCTCGCCCAGCAGGAGGGCGTCGTACGGGCGGGTGACCCGGCCCGGCTCGCCCAGGTCGCCTTCTCCGTGGTGCACGGTCTCGCGGCCCTGGCCGTCGGCTCCCTGCTCGAGGACACGCCGCTGGACGAGGCGACCGACCTCGCCCTCGACGTCCTGCTCACCGGCCTCGGCCCGGTCGAACCCGAGCCGCAGCCCTAG
- a CDS encoding SAM-dependent methyltransferase: MHVTPLLSSLGREQGTAADDPIRFYYSHKTQEILHKYGPGPRVHFHVGLYPDGPPDSTVPQSVLKQRLFDAQERIVQHAARSWGAYEESPRRLLDIGCGLGGTSLYWAQEHGASVTGLTVVAEHIPIVRHFARHAGVGERVKPVLADVHDLDETCAYDAVYANESSGYTDRTRLFEVVAKALEPGGWFGIQEHFVGRSTWREFIDGYYRTRLGLRGEYLTAAEAAGFELVHEEDVTDLVAEFWVQSMAWNTAELDRLRAGADAEPGAWTGERLEQSTLAHSRFFRLWRDHAVQTRLLRFRLGSGR; the protein is encoded by the coding sequence ATGCACGTCACCCCCCTCTTATCGTCCTTGGGTCGCGAACAGGGCACGGCCGCGGACGATCCCATACGGTTCTACTACAGTCACAAGACGCAAGAGATCCTGCACAAGTACGGTCCGGGTCCCCGCGTCCACTTCCACGTGGGCCTCTACCCGGACGGTCCGCCGGACAGCACCGTCCCCCAGAGCGTGTTGAAGCAGCGCCTGTTCGATGCGCAGGAGCGGATCGTGCAGCATGCGGCCCGGTCGTGGGGCGCGTACGAGGAGTCTCCGCGGCGCCTGCTGGACATCGGCTGCGGCCTGGGCGGGACGTCGCTGTACTGGGCGCAGGAGCACGGAGCATCGGTCACCGGCCTCACCGTCGTAGCGGAACACATCCCGATCGTCCGGCACTTCGCACGGCACGCCGGGGTCGGGGAGCGGGTGAAGCCCGTACTGGCGGATGTGCACGACCTCGACGAGACCTGCGCGTACGACGCCGTCTACGCCAACGAGAGCAGCGGCTACACCGATCGGACCCGACTCTTCGAGGTCGTGGCCAAGGCGCTGGAGCCCGGAGGATGGTTCGGGATCCAGGAACACTTCGTGGGCCGTTCCACATGGCGCGAGTTCATCGACGGCTACTACAGAACGCGACTGGGACTGAGAGGGGAATACCTCACCGCGGCCGAGGCGGCCGGGTTTGAACTCGTGCACGAGGAGGACGTGACGGACTTGGTGGCGGAGTTCTGGGTGCAGTCCATGGCGTGGAACACCGCCGAACTCGACCGGCTCCGCGCGGGCGCCGACGCCGAGCCCGGCGCCTGGACCGGCGAACGGCTCGAACAGTCGACGCTCGCGCACAGCAGGTTCTTCCGGCTCTGGCGGGACCACGCGGTGCAGACGCGGCTGCTGCGCTTCCGGCTCGGGAGCGGCCGATGA
- a CDS encoding SDR family NAD(P)-dependent oxidoreductase yields MSMAYRGTTALITGASAGLGVEFARQWAERGADVVLVARRVDRLQELAADLERRHGVTARPIAADLARPGAAAALHAELDALGVPVHTLINNAGFGTHGPFAGEDPHRISEMIQLNVLAVTELTREFLPGLTADGRGALVTVASSAAYQPTPAMAVYGATKAFVLNFTEAVAYETRASSLRVLAVSPGPVRTEFFDVVGSREAAVGRMATPEQVVTATRRALERGKTPPSIVVGLGNRVSATASALAPRRLALTVAGRVLKA; encoded by the coding sequence ATGTCTATGGCATACCGCGGAACCACAGCCCTGATCACCGGGGCCAGTGCAGGCCTCGGCGTTGAGTTCGCCCGGCAGTGGGCCGAGCGCGGAGCGGACGTCGTCCTCGTCGCCCGGCGCGTCGACCGGCTGCAGGAGCTGGCGGCCGACCTGGAGCGCCGGCACGGGGTCACGGCCCGCCCCATCGCCGCCGACCTCGCCCGGCCCGGTGCCGCGGCAGCGCTGCATGCGGAGCTCGACGCACTCGGCGTACCGGTCCACACGCTGATCAACAACGCCGGTTTCGGCACCCACGGCCCCTTCGCCGGCGAGGACCCCCACCGGATCAGCGAGATGATCCAGCTCAACGTGCTCGCGGTGACGGAACTGACCAGGGAGTTCCTGCCCGGCCTGACCGCCGACGGCCGGGGCGCCCTCGTCACCGTCGCCAGCTCGGCCGCCTACCAGCCGACCCCGGCGATGGCGGTCTACGGCGCCACGAAGGCCTTCGTCCTGAACTTCACCGAGGCCGTCGCGTACGAGACGCGCGCCTCCTCCCTGCGGGTGCTCGCCGTCTCGCCGGGGCCGGTCCGCACCGAGTTCTTCGACGTCGTCGGCAGCCGGGAAGCCGCCGTGGGCCGGATGGCCACCCCGGAGCAGGTCGTCACCGCGACGCGCCGGGCACTGGAACGCGGCAAGACCCCGCCCAGCATCGTCGTCGGCCTCGGCAACCGGGTCTCGGCCACGGCGTCCGCCCTGGCCCCCCGCCGCCTCGCACTGACGGTGGCCGGGCGCGTCCTCAAGGCGTGA
- a CDS encoding roadblock/LC7 domain-containing protein has translation MMTQRISSMDWMLKDLAAGVPQTRHVIVLSADGLCVAQHGAETDTADRLAAACAGLQSLAGAVAAELPRSEGRMRLVVIEMDGGFFYLMAAGDGSYLAVLADEGVDAGLMGAQMRNLVTRMGDHLSSPPRRDGQPE, from the coding sequence ATGATGACTCAACGAATCAGCAGCATGGACTGGATGCTCAAGGACCTGGCGGCCGGAGTGCCGCAGACGCGGCACGTGATCGTGCTGTCCGCGGACGGGCTCTGCGTGGCGCAGCACGGGGCCGAGACCGACACGGCCGACCGCCTGGCAGCGGCCTGCGCGGGCCTGCAGAGCCTGGCCGGAGCGGTGGCCGCGGAACTGCCCCGTTCGGAGGGCAGGATGCGCCTGGTCGTGATCGAGATGGACGGCGGCTTCTTCTACTTGATGGCCGCCGGCGACGGCTCCTACCTCGCGGTCCTCGCCGACGAGGGCGTGGACGCGGGCCTGATGGGCGCGCAGATGCGCAACCTGGTGACCCGAATGGGGGACCACCTGAGCAGCCCGCCCCGGCGCGACGGGCAGCCCGAGTGA
- a CDS encoding sensor histidine kinase, producing MRAGSGFLDGLGGRYRPLAVDSLLALGYVGAGLLLGQEQPPAGWRSVDGLGATLTALVGLVMVARRIAPVAVFAASGALWVLFIACGYWPVINSMPPLLGLYTVAATRRPRTAVVCTVVVAGAWLYAGIANIEHSSMPTVLAQAVLFPAVVLVVGRGSAALAERNRQFAELTFRLRGQQEENARQALTEERVRIARELHDVVAHHMSVISLQAGMASYVFPTDPAASRRALDTIADTSREALEEMRRMLVLLRVGQEGQRDGRGEEGAAYTPAPGLDLLDRLLERVRGAGVDVTMEVAGSPVRLPQGMALCVYRVVQEALTNVLKHAGPTRAAVTIRYERHTLVVRVTNEGDGTFQPNEELSPSHGLIGMRERAKIYGGSVTAGPRALGGFEVRLTLPAPTTSDRPGGLPAPGTGDVHTR from the coding sequence ATGCGCGCTGGATCGGGATTCCTCGACGGGCTCGGGGGAAGGTACCGGCCGCTGGCCGTCGATTCGTTGCTCGCGCTGGGCTACGTCGGCGCCGGGCTGTTGCTGGGGCAGGAGCAGCCGCCGGCCGGCTGGCGGTCCGTGGACGGGCTGGGGGCGACCCTGACCGCCCTGGTGGGTCTGGTCATGGTCGCCCGCCGCATCGCACCCGTCGCCGTGTTCGCCGCCAGCGGCGCGCTGTGGGTCCTGTTCATCGCCTGCGGGTACTGGCCCGTGATCAATTCGATGCCGCCGCTCCTGGGCCTGTACACGGTGGCGGCGACCCGGCGCCCCCGAACAGCCGTCGTGTGCACGGTCGTTGTGGCGGGAGCGTGGCTGTACGCCGGGATCGCCAACATCGAACACAGCTCCATGCCGACCGTCCTGGCCCAAGCGGTCCTGTTCCCGGCCGTCGTCCTCGTCGTCGGGCGCGGCTCGGCAGCCCTCGCCGAACGGAACAGGCAGTTCGCCGAACTGACCTTCCGGCTGCGCGGACAACAGGAGGAGAACGCACGTCAGGCCCTCACGGAGGAGCGGGTGCGGATCGCGCGGGAGCTGCACGACGTGGTCGCACACCACATGTCGGTGATCTCGCTCCAGGCGGGCATGGCCTCGTACGTGTTCCCCACGGACCCGGCGGCGAGCCGGCGGGCCCTGGACACCATCGCCGACACCAGCAGGGAGGCGTTGGAGGAGATGCGCCGCATGCTCGTACTCCTGCGCGTCGGCCAGGAAGGACAGCGGGACGGACGAGGGGAGGAGGGCGCCGCCTACACCCCGGCACCCGGGCTCGACCTGCTGGACAGGCTGCTGGAGCGGGTCCGGGGCGCAGGGGTCGACGTGACCATGGAGGTCGCCGGATCCCCGGTCCGGCTTCCGCAGGGCATGGCCCTGTGCGTCTACCGAGTGGTCCAGGAGGCGCTGACGAACGTGCTCAAACATGCGGGACCGACCAGGGCGGCCGTGACCATCCGTTACGAACGGCACACCCTCGTGGTGCGCGTCACGAACGAAGGGGACGGCACGTTCCAGCCAAACGAGGAACTGTCACCCAGTCACGGTTTGATCGGCATGAGGGAGCGAGCGAAGATCTACGGCGGGTCGGTCACCGCCGGCCCCCGCGCCCTCGGCGGATTCGAGGTACGGCTCACCCTTCCGGCGCCCACCACCAGCGACCGGCCGGGTGGTCTTCCGGCCCCGGGCACCGGGGACGTCCATACCCGATGA